A region of the Vigna unguiculata cultivar IT97K-499-35 chromosome 9, ASM411807v1, whole genome shotgun sequence genome:
CATAATAGAACACACTGTTTGAATCACAGAGAGAACAAGAAGAACAATCGCAGCAATAGTAGCAGCAGTTTGCCAAGGACTGTCGCAATAATCACGTCTCAGAGTGGATTTCagcttattaaaaatattatgataaaaacCATTCAAGCCATGGCTCACACTCCAGTAATTTAAATTCATGTTTGACTGTGTAATATTTTTGCCGAGACTATTGAACAGATTGACCACAGAATCAGTGTCTCCTGTCCAATTCACCAGTACTTCCTGTTGGACCAGTGTATCCACATCTCTGCTGGTGTTTATAAGAAAGTCCAAAAGAGAAACATAGTCTGTGATGTAAGATTCATGAGGATAGTGACACTGTTCCAAAGCCACCATGTTCCGAAACAAAACTTCCGTACGATCTTCCACTTTCAACTGCGGCATTCGAAGAACTCCTCCTGAAAATTTCAAGTCTAGCAAACAGACGCTGTCAAGAACCTTAAAGTGGACACCTGCTTCTGACAACTCATTAGCAGTAGGAACATGTTTCAGCAATTTAGTAGTCCTAGGAGGTCGTCTTTCCGGAGGATGTTGCAAGTGGAAAGTTCTGATTAGATCCGTGAAGTGACTTATGctaatattattatcatcgAATTTCAACTCAGGTGTGTtgtaaaattcaaaatagaGAAACGTAAGTTCAATAAATGAAGGAATGGCATTGTTACCAGCAACAGATGTGAGAGAGAGATTGAAAAGATGGGTGAGAACATGAAATGGAATCTGGTTCTCAAATAGCAACAAATCTACTGCTATAGTGTCCCTTATCAAGGGAATTAAAAGAAAGGTGTCGTTCCCCGACCATTCGTTGTAACGGTCTTTCCAGAAAAGCTCAAATATAAAACCAGAATCCACCACGATTATATTCACCAGTTCCTCCTTGCTGAACCCAAGCGTTTCTGAATAACAGCGGCGAAAGTCAGGCTCTATCTCTTCTATGTAGCGGATCCAGGTGTCTAAGCTTGTTTGGGTTCGTTCAAGAAATGCGTTGCAGTAAACAAGTTTGTGTCTTTCCATGTTTTGAAGGCGGTGATGATTGTTGTGGTGAAGAGGGCCTATAGAAACAATCTTTGGGGTGTATGCATCTTCGTTGTGTTTGCGGATATCAAAGGGCACTCTGTATATGCTACACTCTTTAGTTATTGGTGGCCCTGCTTCCTCCAGCTTCTTCCTTATATCGATCACAAAGTTCTTATGGTCCCTGTGGTTCGTCATTCTGGTCACTTAGTATGTCCAGAAAAGAAAACCCCAGAGAAAATGCAGAAAACCTTCTAATACGTGGATATTTTTTGGAAACTCAAAAGTCTGTTTAACACTAGTGATTGAGATATATGATACGAGTGAAAAATATAAGCATGATAGATGATGTATGATAGTAAAGAGAAGAGAACCAGAGAAATGGGTGTTGTGGTTGAAATGTGATGAGCAAAGATGAAATAATGTGAGTGGGGAATTATGCAGAATTACCTGATTCCTTTCTTTCGATTAAATTTTGAGTCTTTGTGACGAAAGTTCTTGTTCTTGCTTGATGCTTTTCTTGAGAGAATCAGAATAATTAAGTACTCATTTTTGTGAGCTAAGGGTTTCTTTTATCACAGATACACGTTGTGCATGAGTATGATTGACAAAAGCACGGGTATGCATGCATTCTAACTGTTCCTCTTCATCTTTCCTCCCTGTAAAATCTTAATCATATATACGAGAAATTCTTATATATCTTGTGGCCAATCTTTACTAAAAACATACCATTACATTTAACTCATGAAAATGAGAGTAGCGATTTTGTTTTACAGCAAATTATAGATCGGTGATGATAATGACGAGAGAGAATACATTTTTGAAAGGATATTTGGTATACATAAATGTCAAACTCTTTGATATATCTCCTTCGCAAACCTAGCAGATGGCAATCTTACTTTAGGAAGCTAAAAGAATTTATCAGTTTCAGCAGCATGTTAATTAATTGACTTAAGGATGTTTGGTCATAATGTGTTCCTCAGTTGTTCTTTCCTTTCTGGGAAGGTTATATCCATAATGTTATGCCTGCAAAAGCGTATATTGGAATTGGATTCAAAGTGTTTTTGCTTACCATTCTCTTTCCTCGGATATTCATGAATATTCATGAAGAAGAAGGAGCAATAAACATGAGGATTAAAAAGGTATATAAACCACTTTTTTATTACttctacaattttttatttgccTCGAATGATCAAATGCTAGAGAGACACTGAAATTAACTTAGTCCAAATATTAATGTTACATAGTGATGTTTTGCATGTTGATTTTTATTGAGTTTAGAATTAAAAGTATCTCATCCTTAATCTTTATGCTTTTACTTTAAggagatattatatatttttaattaaaatataaatattgattttaatggTTACACAACATTTTTGCttaaaattactattattactactgctttatattttatataattttttaaagtaaaacttTAATAAGTCGCcgtaacatatatttttaagtttaaaaaatgcttatcttattttttataatcttttttagtttttttatctcttttaagtTAGATGTTTGTGCTTAAAAATACAAGCATATATAATCACTGCaggaaaatatttatatgataactaattttagtgaaaagaaataattaattataataatcaatttaaatactaatttacaTAACTAAACACGATACATTAATAAATCATAGCAAAAAAATAC
Encoded here:
- the LOC114164563 gene encoding UPF0481 protein At3g47200-like gives rise to the protein MTNHRDHKNFVIDIRKKLEEAGPPITKECSIYRVPFDIRKHNEDAYTPKIVSIGPLHHNNHHRLQNMERHKLVYCNAFLERTQTSLDTWIRYIEEIEPDFRRCYSETLGFSKEELVNIIVVDSGFIFELFWKDRYNEWSGNDTFLLIPLIRDTIAVDLLLFENQIPFHVLTHLFNLSLTSVAGNNAIPSFIELTFLYFEFYNTPELKFDDNNISISHFTDLIRTFHLQHPPERRPPRTTKLLKHVPTANELSEAGVHFKVLDSVCLLDLKFSGGVLRMPQLKVEDRTEVLFRNMVALEQCHYPHESYITDYVSLLDFLINTSRDVDTLVQQEVLVNWTGDTDSVVNLFNSLGKNITQSNMNLNYWSVSHGLNGFYHNIFNKLKSTLRRDYCDSPWQTAATIAAIVLLVLSVIQTVCSIMSVIPQE